In one window of Calypte anna isolate BGI_N300 chromosome 1, bCalAnn1_v1.p, whole genome shotgun sequence DNA:
- the TSKU gene encoding tsukushin encodes MQILAWFNLLLLLPCFGTTKTCFPGCHCEVESFGLFDSFSLTKVDCSGIGSHIVPVPIPLDTSYLDLSSNKLETINESMLTGPGYTTLVSLDLSYNKIAKISSTTFSRLRYLESLDLSHNSLEVLPEDCFSSSPLSDIDLSNNKLLEIGMDVFASKGQGKPLNVDLSNNMLGTITRHREKSIPNIQNLNLSGNRLTAVPNLQGIPLRYLNLDGNPLVKIKKGDFTGLKDLIHLSLSGLHGFGELSPYSFKELPALQVLDLSNNPGLKSLTAEVIFGLNSLQELNLSGTAVATLPKTVLKYLPSIKSITLGKNIQCFKTIKEGQYHRQIGLTKKEVLSCHDSHGTVAAAPYVS; translated from the coding sequence ATGCAGATCTTAGCCTGGTTCaatttgctgcttctcctcccttGTTTTGGTACCACCAAAACCTGCTTCCCTGGCTGCCACTGTGAAGTGGAAAGTTTTGGTCTCTTTGACAGCTTTAGCTTGACCAAAGTGGACTGCAGTGGAATAGGCTCCCACATTGTTCCTGTCCCAATCCCTCTGGATACATCTTACTTGGATCTCTCATCCAACAAACTGGAAACAATCAATGAATCAATGCTCACTGGCCCTGGTTACACCACTTTAGTCAGCCTTGACCTGAGCTACAATAAAATTGCCAAGATTTCCTCCACAACTTTTTCCAGGCTTCGGTATCTGGAGTCTTTGGATCTGAGTCATAACTCTTTGGAAGTCCTTCCCGAGGATTGTTTCTCCAGTTCTCCTCTGAGTGACATAGATTTGAGCAATAACAAGCTTTTGGAGATAGGAATGGATGTTTTTGCTTCAAAAGGCCAAGGCAAACCCTTGAATGTGGATCTATCCAACAATATGCTTGGCACAATTACGAGGCACCGTGAAAAGAGCATCCCCAACATCCAGAACTTAAATCTTTCTGGAAACAGGCTGACAGCTGTGCCAAACCTTCAGGGCATTCCTCTCCGATATTTAAATCTTGATGGGAACCCTCTAGTCAAGATTAAAAAAGGAGACTTCACAGGGTTGAAAGATTTGATTCATTTATCCCTCAGTGGCTTGCATGGTTTTGGAGAGTTATCTCCTTATAGCTTCAAGGAACTGCCAGCTCTCCAAGTTCTGGATTTATCCAACAATCCTGGCCTGAAATCTCTGACTGCTGAAGTTATCTTTGGTCTGAACTCCCTACAAGAGCTCAACCTCTCTGGGACAGCTGTGGCAACCTTGCCAAAGACTGTGCTGAAATACCTGCCTTCCATCAAAAGCATCACTTTGGGGAAGAACATCCAGTGTTTTAAGACCATCAAAGAAGGACAGTACCACCGACAAATTGGGCTGACCAAAAAAGAGGTCCTCAGTTGCCACGACAGCCATGGGACTGTAGCAGCAGCACCTTATGTTTCATGA